A genome region from Neoarius graeffei isolate fNeoGra1 chromosome 21, fNeoGra1.pri, whole genome shotgun sequence includes the following:
- the dyrk2 gene encoding dual specificity tyrosine-phosphorylation-regulated kinase 2, which produces MLTKKPCAAVYPTGKGGELCTGAVRSGAGSEPPSPITLPPLRNGNSLTVGGNKNTMNDHLHVGNHQQIHVQQLFEENSNKRTVLTTQPNGLTPVGRTGLPLPERQQESSQCREGSSASTKSTESKPKVAPITPEQAMKQYMSKLTAFEHQEIFNYPEIFFVGPNAKKRPGVVGGSNNGGYDDDQGSYIHVPHDHIAYRYEVLKVIGKGSFGQVVKAYDHKAHQHVALKMVRNEKRFHRQAAEEIRILEHLRKQDKDTTMNVIHMLENFTFRNHICMTFELLSMNLYELIKKNKFQGFSLQLVRKFAHSILQCLDSLHKNRIIHCDLKPENILLKQQGRSGIKVIDFGSSCFEHQRVYTYIQSRFYRAPEVILGSRYGMPIDMWSLGCILAELLTGYPLLPGEDEGDQLACVIELLGMPSQKLLDSSKRAKNFVSSKGYPRYCTVTTLPDGTVTLNGGRSRRGKLRGPPGSKDWVTALKGCDDPLFLDFLKQCLEWDPALRMTPSQALRHQWLRRRLPKPPTGEKSTVKRITEGTGAITSISKLPPTSSSASKLRTNLAQMTDANGNIQQRTVLPKLVS; this is translated from the exons ATGTTAACCAAGAAACCCTGTGCTGCTGTCTACCCGACTG GTAAAGGGGGTGAGCTGTGCACCGGGGCGGTCCGGTCTGGAGCAGGGAGCGAGCCACCATCACCCATCACACTGCCACCTCTCAGGAACGGCAACTCGCTCACG GTTGGAGGCAATAAGAACACAATGAATGACCATCTGCATGTTGGAAACCACCAGCAGATCCACGTTCAACAGCTGTTTGAGGAAAACAGCAATAAACGGACAGTGTTGACTACACAGCCAAATGGGTTGACGCCAGTAGGCCGAACGGGCTTGCCCTTGCCGGAGAGGCAACAAGAAAGCAGCCAATGTCGGGAGGGCAGTTCGGCTTCCACCAAATCCACTGAAAGCAAGCCCAAGGTAGCCCCTATTACTCCCGAGCAGGCCATGAAGCAGTACATGTCTAAACTGACAGCATTTGAACACCAAGAGATTTTCAACTACCCTGAAATCTTCTTCGTCGGACCAAATGCTAAGAAACGGCCAGGTGTGGTCGGGGGCTCAAATAACGGCGGTTATGATGATGATCAGGGCTCTTATATCCATGTACCCCATGACCATATAGCCTACAGGTACGAGGTATTGAAGGTCATTGGTAAGGGCAGTTTTGGACAAGTAGTGAAGGCCTATGACCATAAGGCCCATCAGCATGTGGCCTTGAAAATGGTGCGCAACGAGAAGCGGTTTCACCGCCAAGCAGCTGAGGAGATACGGATCCTGGAGCACTTGCGCAAGCAGGACAAAGACACTACTATGAATGTCATCCACATGCTGGAGAACTTCACATTCCGCAACCACATCTGCATGACATTCGAGTTACTCAGCATGAACCTGTATGAGCTCATTAAGAAAAACAAGTTTCAGGGCTTCAGCTTGCAGCTGGTGCGTAAGTTTGCGCACTCTATCCTGCAGTGCCTGGACTCCTTGCACAAAAACAGGATCATTCATTGTGACCTCAAACCCGAGAACATCCTCTTGAAGCAGCAGGGACGCAGTGGGATAAAAGTGATCGACTTCGGATCCAGCTGCTTTGAACACCAGCGGGTCTATACTTACATCCAGTCACGCTTTTATCGGGCACCAGAGGTCATTCTGGGTTCTCGCTATGGGATGCCAATCGATATGTGGAGCCTGGGTTGTATTTTAGCGGAATTACTAACAGGGTACCCTCTCTTGCCTGGGGAAGATGAAGGGGACCAGCTAGCATGTGTCATAGAGCTACTGGGCATGCCTTCCCAGAAGCTGTTGGATTCTTCCAAGAGAGCCAAAAATTTTGTCAGCTCAAAGGGATATCCTCGTTACTGCACAGTCACAACCTTACCTGATGGCACAGTCACACTAAACGGTGGACGGTCACGGAGGGGCAAGCTTCGCGGTCCACCAGGAAGCAAGGATTGGGTAACAGCGCTTAAGGGCTGTGACGACCCCCTCTTTTTGGACTTCCTCAAGCAGTGTCTGGAGTGGGACCCGGCTTTGCGTATGACTCCAAGTCAGGCCCTCCGCCACCAGTGGCTGAGAAGACGCTTGCCAAAACCTCCCACTGGGGAGAAAAGTACCGTAAAGCGAATCACTGAGGGCACAGGTGCTATAACCTCTATCTCCAAATTACCTCCTACATCAAGTTCAGCCTCAAAATTAAGGACTAACCTGGCACAAATGACTGACGCCAATGGGAATATACAACAGAGGACAGTGTTGCCAAAATTAGTCAGTTGA